A genomic segment from Aegilops tauschii subsp. strangulata cultivar AL8/78 chromosome 1, Aet v6.0, whole genome shotgun sequence encodes:
- the LOC141027536 gene encoding uncharacterized protein, which translates to MLVGDFNMYRFEHEKSKGRRNWTLMDTFNSWIREHALDDIEITNRTFTWFNKRVQPTLVKLDRVLVNAEWNLGFADTTSTTLPAVTSDHILIGVDMCREAPKCSFFRFENHWLLMPEARELINESWQRGSRVFASMATLLNFKLRRVRATVRKWDRAKKPLQLTMDNCKHVV; encoded by the coding sequence ATGCTGGTAGGGGACTTCAACATGTACAGGTTTGAGCATGAAAAATCCAAGGGTAGAAGAAACTGGACACTCATGGACACCTTCAACTCCTGGATCCGAGAGCATGCGCTCGATGATATCGAGATCACCAATCGCACGTTTACATGGTTTAACAAAAGGGTGCAGCCAACACTTGTAAAGCTAGACAGAGTTCTTGTCAATGCTGAGTGGAACTTGGGCTTTGCGGACACTACATCGACCACCCTACCAGCAGTAACATCAGATCACATTCTCATTGGGGTGGACATGTGCAGAGAGGCTCCCAAGTGCTCGTTTTTCAGGTTCGAGAACCATTGGCTACTGATGCCGGAAGCACGAGAGTTGATCAATGAGAGCTGGCAAAGGGGCAGCCGGGTCTTTGCTTCAATGGCAACTCTTCTAAACTTCAAGCTGAGAAGGGTCCGGGCTACTGTGAGGAAATGGGACAGGGCCAAAAAACCGCTGCAGCTAACAATGGATAATTGTAAGCATGTGGTTTAG
- the LOC109763764 gene encoding uncharacterized protein gives MEAATLTIGSRRLASAAAPAWNGTRRGTAAATPQRPGAKLPRRLRALPPELSEILAPKLVPGSPADTGDVSSLIPISAVMLLFYFVSNWVFPAVVMRGMQPTAEDEAAAAEAESMASSSQLQRGDAVDGKIRRKVKRKKSRKAATEA, from the exons ATGGAGGCGGCCACTCTGACGATAGGCTCCCGGCGCCTGgcctccgccgccgctccggcttgGAATGGCACCCGCCGTGGTACAGCGGCCGCAACCCCGCAGCGTCCCGGAGCAAAGCTTCCGCGGCGGCTCCGCGCGCTGCCGCCGGAGCTGAGCGAGATCCTCGCGCCCAAGCTGGTGCCCGGCTCGCCCGCCGATACCGGCGACGTCTCCTCGCTCATCCCGATCAG TGCCGTCATGCTGCTCTTCTACTTCGTGTCCAACTGGGTGTTCCCGGCGGTGGTCATGCGGGGGATGCAGCCCACCGCCGAGGACGAAGCCGCCGCTGCAGAAGCAGAATCCATGGCGTCGTCGTCGCAGCTGCAGCGGGGGGATGCCGTCGACGGTAAGATCCGGCGCAAGGTCAAGAGGAAGAAGAGCAGAAAAGCCGCCACGGAAGCGTAA
- the LOC109763763 gene encoding uncharacterized protein, giving the protein MDSADEFFFHSFLCDSDDSSSDDEEEILAAVLVHHHLNRQRPLSRGSIPGHLPALNRNRESGYFLLWKDYFDTTNPLFKHQKFGGVSVWVGIFSTVLERGLLDTIIILSAKRMPLDRCFSSYQKCTGAIRMLAYGVPGDLIDEYVRMSESTCLHSMYKFCKAVIVVFGPEYLSEPTAQDTARLLAMNASKGFPGMLGSIDCMYWEWKNCPSTWQGQYKGHVRACTVILEAVASQDLWIWHSFFGMARLHNDINVLQRSPVFARLAEGNSPLVNVTINGHNYDKGYYLCGGIHP; this is encoded by the coding sequence ATGGACTCCGCCGACGAGTTCTTTTTTCACAGTTTCCTTTGCGACTCCGACGATTCCTCGTccgatgatgaggaggagatcTTGGCTGCTgtgttggtccatcaccacctTAATAGGCAACGGCCGTTGTCTCGTGGCTCGATCCCGGGGCACCTTCCGGCGTTGAATCGCAACCGAGAGAGCGGCTATTTCCTTCTTTGGAAGGATTACTTTGACACAACCAACCCGCTGTTCAAACATCAGAAATTCGGCGGCGTTTCCGTATGGGTAGGCATCTTTTCAACCGTATTAGAGAGGGGGTTGTTGGATACGATAATTATTTtgagtgcaaagaggatgccaTTGGATAGATGCTTCTCATCTTATCAGAAATGCACCGGAGCCAtccggatgcttgcatacggagtgccTGGTGATCTCATTGATGAGTACGTCCGTATGAGCGAGTCTACATGCCTACACTCCATGTACAAGTTCTGCAAGGCTGTGATTGTTGTttttggccctgagtacttgagtGAGCCGACTGCTCAAGATACAGCCCGCTTGTTGGCAATGAATGCAAGCAAGGGCTTCCCAgggatgcttggcagcatagactgCATGTACTGGGAGTGGAAGAATTGCCCTTCTACATGGCAAGGGCAGTATAAGGGCCATGtcagggcttgcactgtcatacttGAGGCCGTGGCCTCACAAGATCTTTGGATATGGCACTCTTTCTTCGGCATGGCTAGATtgcacaatgatatcaacgtgcttcaacGCTCGCCGGTCTTTGCAAGGCTTGCCGAAGGCAATAGCCCGCTAGTGAATGTTACCATCAACGGTCACAACTACGACAAAGGATACTACCTATGTGGCGGTATCCATCCTTAG